A stretch of DNA from Xiphophorus maculatus strain JP 163 A chromosome 8, X_maculatus-5.0-male, whole genome shotgun sequence:
tttcccctttcctgtcagcctactttcatataagggacactagagcccacaaaacatcccctggaggggagaaaaaaaaaagtcaaagtcaaacCACTGAGATGGACAAGTTTTAGGACAGTAGAAACTCCCTTTGCTCTCTGTCAGGCTGGCTGTTAGCTtcaggctttttattttaaataaacataacaaGAGAGTTAAACTACAGGTTAACTTTTAAGCAGACGGTTAAATTTCTAAACCAAAACCAGCTGAAAGAGAACAAAGGTCAGCCGGACTGGAAACACACCGTCGCCGTGGACCAGAGAGGTCTGAGAGTTCAGGACCGGAACCAGGATGGACGTCTCGCTGGCGGGGCTGTCATGGCAACGCTGGGACGGCCCGCCGCTGGACTCCATCAGCAGCTGTGGGTTACTGTGAACGGTGTCCACTAAAGACCCGGAGACAAGAAAAAGGAACAGGCGACATCTGGTGTTTAAAGGGAAGGGCAGAGACCGGCGGCAGGACGCGTGTGTCTGCAGTCCAACCTAACAGAGCCGAGTGTCCGTCCCCCAGAGGGAAGCGCTGGTAGCGGGGGATGCTGAAGGGGGGCAGCAGGTGGAACCTCTTGTCCAGGAGCGGCTCCAGGCGGGAGGCGGACGGGTCGGCCGGGTGGAACAGGTTGTAGACCTGCTGACAGGCTGGACGCAGGGCGGACACTGCAGCCGGGCAGAACACAGAACAGGCTGCTGTTTCTTTATTCagtctgtaatttatttaagcAGTATATTTACAGAGCGTCCATGCATCTATTTGAGCTTTATTGTTTATGAATGAAAGGGTTGTCAGTTTCATGTCTTAAGTTTACAGAGGAATGTGGAAAAAGGCCAGTagagataaataaaatagaaataatgtggcattttgttgttgttttctctctctctttcccacTTCTACTCAAAACCagattaatcaaaacaaaggatattagagaaaaagaaaataatactgcatgtcagaaaaaaactgccaggattaaaagtaaaacaaagtatGGCAACTCACATTAATTAATTCCATGTTTTGATTTGACACCACTTGGTTATGatcagttttgtcttaaatgtaTCCATTTTGATGTGTGCCTCATTtgtcttcatttcatttttatcattattgttatAGTTGTTATGATtggttatttgttattttataccttctgtttgttcatttgtaatgtttgttttgtactcttttatgaataaaaaataaaataagttatatATTGCTACACCAATGAACGTCAATTTTCACAAATTGTACACAgcttgttattttttaatgcacaaatgTGCCTGTTTAAAAGATGATTCTATAGTTGCACTTTTCTTTGGAGTATTTTTGATAACTGCATAGCAGGTTGCAATTTTCCACTTGCTGTTCGGAACAtcgtttttaattttgttagtGTCCACTAAAGACACTAAAAAGTaagtttttcatactttgttaTCTCTGCGTGAATCTACATGTCTCCATTTCCTGCTGTTAATTAAGAATTTCCCCAAATTGATACAATAAAGGCCATTtcatttctattctattttattctacttTAAATGCGTCTGTTGTTACCGTGCATATAttatctttgtttgtttgaaatttcGCACTTTATTAAACTTACTCCACTTTTTCAAATAGCTGGAGATTTAAATGTCCTGCGttgatttcttttaatattccaaataattttatttcattagaaactaatgttcttcttttttcttctcccaaACTTCCTCAGTAGAAATAAAGGGGACGTATAAATGTTCTGCTAACTGACTGGAGATCTGTTCAGTCGGCTGCGTGAGAGCATGTCCTCCCATCAAAACCCCAAAAGGACGGCAGCAGTCAGACCGACGCAAGCTCATCCGTCACGCACTTCATGGCCCTCGGCCTCTGAGAATAGAgacatgacctctgacctctgacaccCAGCTGCTCCGGAGACGCGGCGAAGCGACACCGAGGCCTTCTCCCCGCCTCAGCCCAGCGGAGAGCACCAAACGTCAGAAACCAATGAGCCTTCCTCACCGTCTAAGGAGGGGACCACGGTCTTCCTCAGCGCCAGCACCAGCCCCAGAGGAGAGCCGAACAGGAAGAAGTCGGTCACCTCGAAGTCGAACTTCCCCAGGGAGCCGCCCTCCAGCATGGTGCTGTTGCTGGAGCGCCGTGACCCGGGCTCCCCGTGGAGAACGCTGGAGTGCAGACTGCTCGGGAGGGAAGCGGCGAAAAGCACAGGTGAGTCGGAGCCGTTCGCGGTGCGTTCGGCAGCCTGTCTCCCCTCTGTAGCTCACCTGGAGAGGAAGGCCTGGTGGTGCTTGATGGTGTCCAGCTCGTAGGTGGAGGAGTCGCTGCGCTTGCGCGGCAGCTGCTTCTTGGGGTCGTCGGGCCCCGAGCTGCGCGGGATGTCGATGTTGCTGCGGCTCAGGTGGCGGCTGCCTTCGAGGGACGGCGACGACGGGGAGATGCTGTTTATGATAATACCGGGAGAGAGAAGTTCTGTGTCCTGAGAACCAAAGATggagaacatgtttttatatattctaCTCGTCTGAGTCGTTCATGTCCTGTCaggtttttaaagcagaaaggCTTTACTGCAACCaaagtattatgtattttctagacaaatggtgccattttataccacaatcaagTAAATGTGTTACTTTTAGTTGTGATAAAAAATGTGGCAAGTATCAAAtaagacttaaaagaaatctgacaatCATTCAACAACCTGActttgggtctctgtctctttaaaacctcctgctcttcctgaagctccgccttcattaagtcatcacaacatggctcctctattaaccctttatcaacgtttttaccagtgttgtaCTGAGAAGTACAGTAGctcctgtaatgagctcagcagacgctCAGTTCCAATAAGTctctgctaattgctgctggctagtctgaaggagccttACAGAGGGCTGCCTTGTGcttggaagcttggaaactccttctgaggaggagctgtgcctcaaaggtggagctaggtccacccagagattaaaaaactttaaatgcatgaaagaatcaaggcaacactccaggtctgTCTTTTGGGGGGAACAACTTTATAATATGATGCAAAAGCTTAAAACAGTCAGATTGACATAATTCTGCCCCATAAAAGCAGCATATTTACATTCCAATTAATTCAGACATGCAGATTAATGTGAAATGGTGGACTTCATGGTCTTTGCGTCTCAGCTTCACTACGTTTCAGTGAGAAATGTGACAGCTTTCTTTGTGGCAGCTCTAGCTCTAGCTAGCTgaaagttttagtttagttttttaacaACTGATTTCATACACTTTTTAACCAAACGCACTACTTTAACTGACTGTTCCAACTCAGAGCAGCCAGTCAGATGAGTTATGGTCAGAGAGATCAGAGGTGTACCTGGACACTGATGGCGCTGCCCCGCCTGCTGCTATTCTGGCTTTCTGAGACTgtcacagagctgctgcagagcgCGTCGAAGCCCAGGATCCCTCCCACACAGTCCCCAATGACGCAcacctgcaagatgaaggcgaAGCCGAGCGTCACAAATTCACAAAACCGCTTCGTCCGGACACGTTCCTTTCCCCACCATCCCAGTCTGACCGACCTGGCCGCTGAAAGCAGCTCCTTCTGGAGACTTGATGAAGTCACTGTAAACCTGATTGGCTCTGAGGATGACAGTTGCCACGGCGTCCTGGTACTGTGGCGCAGACGTAGCCAGGAGAGGCAGAGCGGCGAGCGGGATGTGGTCCTGACTGCTGGACAGACAGCTCTCATCGTAGCTGTACGGACTCAGACTGCAGGTCGTCGAGGCAGAGCGTGTTAGtctagcttagcttagcttggcgggctgagtttgttttacaaccTGTTACTGAAATGTTCGTCACTCACTTGGAGACGAGTGAGAAAGCATCGACGCAAACAGCAGGACAGGGGACCATCCGGACGGTGAGGCGTCCGAGCGCCGCAGGGTAGTGGACCCTCATCACGGCCTCAAAAGCCCCACTGAGAGTGTTCACGTCTCCCTGCTTGCTGTTCTGTTCGCCTgcagtcaaacaaacaaacaaaaaccaaaggCATAACTTTCATCaacctttcaaaagtatttcagTAAGTCTGATCTCTCCATTCGTAAAGGGGCCGTGTTGTGTAAAGTCAACTTTTATGAGCAttaaatcatgttataatgttttttcctcacccaaaacacacctggagcgttgctttgattctttcgtgcatgtttgagaaatctatTAACCTCCATGGCAActattcagctgtgaaaaatgcctgggtggacctagccccgccttagaggtacagctcctcctctgagctgcaatTTCTaggcttctgcctcacagagcatccCTCCCCCCAACACTCccactgagctccttcagactagccagcagcaatcagcaaccacctggtggaactgtacatctgctgagctcattataggagcttcttctcagtgaaacactcataaaaactttgttaaagggttaatggaggagtcatgttgtgatgacttcctgaaggcggagtttcagaaagagcaggagtttttaaagagacagaggcccaattctaagacgttaaattacaaagtcaaatttctgttatgctatatttgaaatataaaatggcaccatgtgtctgtaaaatacataatacctcCCCTTTAATTTGAATGATTGTAatttaatgactgaaaaaaaggtaaaaagccATTTCTTTCTCAACAGATAAAAATCCTTTcatcagtgaactaattttacctttattgtctttgttttttgtcaaatttatcTTAAAACACCTTATCTATGCTTAGAGAAAAAAGTTCACTAATTTAATATGTTCACAAAGTTAATCTGAATCAAATCTATATTCCTTTTATTACATCTTCATTGAACTCTTATGATACGTTTCTTTGCTCATCTTAAACTTGAGATGAAGAATGGGTTCAGCTGatcatgaacaaaaataaaagtgctgcatgaaaggtttttgttttctgaaaaatgttccaaagATTAACACTCTGTTGTACCAGAGCCGGTGTCCAGTATGTTACCACCATGCAGGACCAGAATGAGGACGTGGATTCTGGACGGCTGGGGACACTGCTGGGACGGACAGTCctgcagataacaggaagggaGACACAGAAGGAAAATACAAGGGCCGGTTAATAGGAAAGATGGagcaaatgtttaaagaaaaagccATAAATCCCTAAAGTTCCCCGTTTTTACGcttcttaataaaatatgaagcacaaagttttttttttttatttatatcaagctaaagattcagattttttattgcatttctgtGAGAATAACCAATTTAATGAGGAATCTGAGTTAAGGAAAGGAAACTTCGGGGTCGAACAGAAACATTTGCAAATCTGGGttagaaggtaaaaaaaatccaaataaaaggGGCAGAAGGGGAATGGATTTGATCAAAAAAGAGATAAAGATACCAAGAAGTGAAGGTAAACACAATGAAATATTTGTGGAGAGACGATGGGAGGAAAGATGGCGGGAAAAGATTTGGAAGCAAAACCCTGACATTATCTCATGTATGAGTTAGAGTCCTATGAGAAAACAGCAGGAAATAAATTGTAGTTGAATGAAGAAAAGGATagaataaattttcaataaattagaatattatttaaGTTAGTTTACTtaacattatatagattaataaGAGACTGATATTTAAAGCTTTTGATGATTCGAAATGAAAACactgcatttaaaattaaaattgtacATCAGactaacaaacattttaatagacACGTTGGCTTAATGAAAGGCATGTTTTATCTGCTTAAAGGctcttattttcaaaatatacttttaacCTGATAATCAAgcctcaaaagaaaaaaatattctaatttatctgTAATTAATCCCCTGTCACATCATACATGTATTTGTATTAACACATGCATGTATTAATGTCAAAGTTAAAGGGTAATTTTTGGTTCAAGCAGAGTCAATCATAACTTAGCATTTATTTATCCTAATAATTGTTCAACTTCTTTTAAAGTCAtcttagtttgtgtttttttatgttgttgttttttgagttCCTGGTATGACTGAAActtcaattaaaatataaagactTGGTAAAATGGATACGCGGCCTTTCATGCTCTTCTGGCCACACTCATAAAATCCCAGAATCTATAAATGGACCCAGGCAAAGTGAGGAGCCAGGCCTTTCATGTCTAATTATGGGGGGAATACTGTAAACAGAGCCGGAGACTGCAGGGGATGGATAGTCCTTCTACCTACACCAGCATGGTGGGTTAAAGGTTATTTAGCAGATGGGTCACTGCCTAtgagaaatagattttttttttaatccatggAGTTAAAGTGAGAGTAAGAGTGAAATCTGTACCTCCACCTGGGTGTCCTCAGTGACGCTGTACTCCTCACTCGACTCCTGATACGCTTCTGTTTGAACAGAAATCAACAACTCAgatgtttatctttttaaaaaagtgaattattttatCTACGattctaattttctttaaactgaatATCAAGAATGGTCGTCTACGTTGTGCTTCATCCGCTTCTATTGTCTCGATCTTGTCCATGAGGTCATTAGAGCTCCACTTGGTGATTTCCTGGGAGAACATGTCCTCGTTGTCCGACAGGCCCTCTGCAAAACGTCCACAAGAACTCACATGTAGCATGAGCCTCTtctagaaaacaatattttctaaacAGACTGCGGTTTATGGCCCTTTTTGAAATCTTCAAATTCGGTTTCAGTGGCTCAGCACATGCTGTCGGACGAATGGGCTGATTTAGaccaaagcatattcatgtcaAGTCAAAGAAACTGTCgtcagggtttctgcaggttccACCAACTCAAGTTTAAGGCCTTTAAACAACCTTTTAAAGAGAATTACAAATGAAATTTAAGATGTGAATTACGagagaaatgtacaaaataaaaatgcatattctAAACCAAATTAGTGCTaagtctgtcacaataatcaataaatcaattaattgcatgataaattaaaaacaaactcaataattccGATTAGcgtgatttattgattttctctttctaccaaaaactcgATGATATACTgtaagtcttcagtctggtgctttggtctcatctagtcctttttttgaaggacaattttgtttacagaaacttcataactcgatttattgttgttttgtttatttaatttggatatttaagatggcttccagttccagtgttaaatgttcattagaattgaatgtttattggtctttgaggaTGTGTTCTCGCATTGTTATGCTATTACCATTACAGTACTGGagaatggtctcaaaacaacaatattatcattcaTCGCAATAACTTCTAGAACAATTTATTGTACAGCAAAATCTACTATCGCCACAGGCCTAGTGCCAAGTTTCTCTCCACAGAATCCACCCAACCTCATATGGATCGGGAGCAAAAGCGAGCCGGTGGCGAAGATGAGCGTTGTCCAGCTACCTGACAATACATTTACACTTTCTCGtgataaacacacaaaaaaagctggcattttaagtatttaaatcAAGCTTacgatttttttaaaagaaatgtaagacattttaaggccttaactTTAGATGCACAAATTTAAGGCGTTTTAAGGATGCTAAGAGCTCTGGTTGAGCTCAGAGACGCTTTGTCAAAtttgagttaaaaatattttactaggacaaaacagacaaaaatatctggatatttaaagcaaaaagagacttttttatttctgaagaatTACAGTCGAACTTCAGCAAGTTGTGGTTTTTGGTggcacatttttttatatttcgtTTCTTATAAAGTGTTCCAAAATGTCTATAATTTTCCTTTCACCGTGTTGTAAAGTTACATCTATCACATAAGATCTAACTGAAATACATTTGCTTTCTGTTGcatctcagtttgttttgttaaggTCTATTTTACAATCCATCCCCCCTCTGAGTGCCGCCTGCTTTACCGCAGTTTTCCGCAGCACTTTATTAAGACTGAACATTGAGCGCTGTGCTGTGTGCTTTGGGCACACTGAAAATAAGGtggtgctttaaaaaaaaaaaaaaaacagaaaaaagctcCTGAGGGCTGCAGCCTGCTTCAGGTGCTGCTCAGAACTGGGGCCTAATTTGTGGAAACTGAGGAGTAACTTCTGTGAAGGGTAAAATCAGAACTTTTCATAATCTGAAACAATGCCAAGCATTAAAAAGCCCCTCATGTGGAGCAATTTACACCACCAACACACAAAGCAGGGAACCTCCACTTCAGTTCTAATCACTGTAATTACTAATGAGTAGCTGAATGTCACCCAAATTTgctctaattatttttttatttttcgcTTTGCTTCCAATTCATTTTAATGGGCTATACCTTTATTAGGCCGGtgacattttatatttgacTTAATTTATGACAGCATAAATTAagtccttttcttttctgtcaggaaataaaaagattagGAATCatcaaacactttaaaaacgTCTGAAACCAAAAGGACAGGTTGGTCCTGATTCCAGTGGAGCATGTTTGACAAACTGGATCAGTCTTTTGAGTCCTGAGCTGCTGTTCATAACGTGCTGATTTGGATTTTGGTGTGACGATAATTGTTACCATGGGCATCAAAGAACTCGTCGTCAGTGCTGTCGTCAGAGTCCCGGGCAATGCTCTGCATCCTCCACTCTGAAATGCTGTGGTGAGACGGACTTGCtgcaaacataaacaaaacatttcatttggcTATTTCTAAGCAAATGCCAGTAAAAGTTATGTAATTGTTATGGAATGAAATTTGTTCATTGTAAGTCAGAGGTACATTTATTCTTTCTGGTCTTATCTGCATATTGTATGCATTGCAGACTTGAACGTTATTGTTAACATTTACCATGTGTTTGcgttcagttttgtttaactATACCTTAATGTCCTGATTTGATTTAGTAGATGTAGTAACCATATGCAACCAGCAGAGGGAGTGTAGCGCTAGAGAGCCATAGCAAAAAGCACTGAAACTTCCTCCTTGGTGAGTGCACGAGGAAACAGTGTGTCAGTGGCTGGGTCATTGAATTATTTCTCAGGTATGAATTCACACATAACTCGCCTATGCTGTTGTAAGTGGGTTTACTAAGCGTTGGAAAGCTTGTGAAAGCCTTTTGTTACCAtctatatttacatattttgttgttCGGAGAAAAGGTTTAGCCTCAGTTTGCTGGCAGCGCCCAGCAGACAATGCTAACCCATGTGTGAATGTAGCATTATACTGCGTATTCCAGCTGTAGACAGCCCTTACACACGAGATCTGGTTTATTCTGCATCTTTTATTTGTTACCGTCATAGTTATGTACTACGTTAATTCTTAAGAAAACTATACTGTTGTTTCAAGTTGGGAACCATCGTCTCTGCAAGTAAGTTATAATAACTCTGTTGATGCACCCTGTAGCAGAGGTAAGAACGTGTTTAGGCAATTATTTCCCTTTTCAAGGCTTTTACATAATTCATATCCTGttaaattataatgaaaacCGAAACAAGGATATCAGTAAAACACTTTAATGTAGTAAAAAGTTGAATTGCTTTGTGTAATAAATTCATAATAGAAAGCCAAGGAGCTCCACTAACTTCCTCTCTTTGATGACCTGTTGGACGATCTGGAAGAGGTGGACCACTGCTTGGTGAGCTCCCCTCTCGTCTCTAGAGAATCTCCAAGCTTTCCTTGACTTCCCTCGACCTCTGCAGCTGACCCCGGGTTCTCTCCCGCCTGTTCCTGATCTTGGCTAACAGAGGAGCCATTGGTCTCTGCTTCCCCCTCCTCATTCAGGCTGTACTGCGCCATCTTCTTGGCTAAAGCTAACTGGGTTTCCAGCTCCAGCTGCCTGATGTCCTCGATGGTGAGACCGTACCACTCATCCTGCCAGCACCACGCCTGCCGGTGGGCTCGGACCATCACTTTGCGGAGACCTGAAACAGTCATTAGTCATATATGTTGGAAAGGAAATCACTTATTTTGGCCAACACTTCTGGTTTTGGAGGTGAGACATAATGCAGCTTACACTTTACTGGAattcacagattattttaaagaacTTCCTACTTTACTATCCCAGAACTTAGAGTTGCTTTTCCAATAACTTATTTTCCAGAATTTACTTGGTATTTTCCAAGAATGTAAATTAGTTTCCTTGACTTATGGTTGCTATCTAGCACCTCTATGGTACGTTCCTAGAAATTTCAgaatagtttatttaaaagtacAGTTTCTGCCCCAAATTGCACAGGGAACTTTCCAGAACTTACATGGTACATTACCGGAACCCAAAGTTGAGTTTATCTAACCTAAAGTTTACTTTCTAGAATTTATCTGGTACTTTCAAAGAACTTTGAGacagattcttcaaaaatacagattacttttacaaatgtaGAGGTTACTTTTCAGAACTTGCATGGTACCTTCCTCGAATccaaaagtttgtttctttagctTGAAGATTACTTGCTTACTTTAGAATTGATATGGCACTTTCCTAGAACTTCGAGATTAGTTtcctcaaaatgtaattttccccccaaaaatacTTTCCAAAACTTGTCTGGTATTTTCCTAAAACCCAAAGGTGAGTTTATTTAACCAGAATTTACTTCCCTAGAACTTTAAGATAATATTAATTGACGAATTGGACACTGACCATATGTTTTGGACAGGTTAGTGTCCAAAACATATGGATCACTTATAGATCAGCTTGTGGAAATCAATAGTTATTTTCCAGAACTTACTATCTTCAGCTGAGAGGCTATTTATTTTGAACGTAAAGATTATTTTCCTGAGGGTGCTCATTGTTAGCTGAGCACTTACAAGGTTGTTCATAGCTATTAGAAGTGTATAAGCTTTGAATAATAAGCCCACTTGCAATCCATATAtcttatctttctttttttacactcAGCCTCCatcagttttaagttttttcagtattaaaattacttttttttattactttttctgcTCATGTAATCCATGTGTTGAGTATgaatttacagcaaaaatatcaaatgatTCCAGAGATTTAGTGATGTTTTACATTATGTCACAGTGATCTTTGTTTGTATCTTGCATTAGAGTTAAGGATAAACACTCTGACACCAGAACCTAAATACTTACCTACGTCGTGTATGAAGCGCTCGATCTTGGACTGCATGCCCCAGTATCTGAACTCCACCTTGCAGAGCTTGTAGGCGCACATGACGACGGTCTGACCAGGGTTGTGGTTGATCTCCTCGATCCAGTCCTCTGACAGCGGGCCCCGTCTGGTTTTGATTGACTGGTACAGCTTGGGGTCTTCTTCCACCAGGTATTCGTGGGGAGGGATGTAGTCCTTGACGATGTCTATAGGGTCTTGATTGCGATAAAACACAATGGATTGTTGGACCGAGGCAGATTCGAACTGCAGACATAACCAGAACCAATAACGAGCTgccagaagaaaaatgtgtgattttctGTCTCTTATGTAATCAGGCCCTGCAGAAAGTTGTCAGCAGCAGACTCAACATTTCTTCTGCTCCCCAGTGAATTTTAGTATGCAGAGCCTCAACCCCAGCTCTTACACTCCTCAACCTGCCTGCCCCTGTATTACAGCATGCTGCAGCTTCCACTGCAAATATCGCCGTGCCAATTTGGTTCCTGTTTATTAAGGGGATGACAATCACACAGAAGATCCCAAAGGAACAATTCAAGAGTAATGACCTGGAGAACAAGCGTTTAGATAGATAAATAAACTCACCGACAGTCCTCTGTCTCTTTTCAGCGGAGGATAGATTGAAGACATCTGCTTGATTTCCAGTGTCTGGTTTGTAATACGTCTCGATGTCTATGGAGAATTTCTCAACAAATGGACAAGTATACCTAGAAATCAAGAGGAGCGGTCTATTAGGACGGAAACCAAATCCCAAACATACACAATCtgtcaaatatgtaaataactAAACTTTCTCtatctgttatttttatgaGTGACTatccaacacattctcactcccgactcgtcatatattgacacTTTGGGACTCAGCGTCACATGCTGACGCATTGGTTACCCCCCTTTGCGTCAATAATTGACGAGAAGGGTTCTCTCATTGAATGCTGTACCGCTCCCTAAGCGTCCAAACCCGACGATCTGGTtggggttagggtaagggttacgGTTAGGCTTAGGGTTCACCCCCTcgcgtcaacatgtgacgctgaGGGAACCTGCAAAagcgtcaatatatgacgagtcgggagtgagaatgggttgGACTATCCTGACGTTTGTTGCTTGAACCAAATAAACGTTATTCTTTCTTccattgttttctgaaaaaagttCCGAAATGCTTGTAGTGAGACAAAGACATATCAAGTAGGCCTTCATGAATCTGGGAGTTTTCAAATACTGCAAATTGCTACGCCACACATTCATGTTTACTCGATTGAAACGTAGAAAGTTAAGTCCAAATTGCaagatttgttttcttgccCACAGTTTCCTTAGACTACGGCCaggactttaaaatattaattttgattaattacatagatttaaTGAGTTCAAAATTGTAATacatttaataactt
This window harbors:
- the LOC102218421 gene encoding membrane-associated phosphatidylinositol transfer protein 2-like isoform X1; protein product: MLIKEYRIPMPMSVEEYRIAQLYMIQKKSREESCGEGSGVEILENKPYEDGPGGSGQYTHKVYHIGKHIPSWFCAILPQAALRVEEESWNAYPYTRTRYTCPFVEKFSIDIETYYKPDTGNQADVFNLSSAEKRQRTVDPIDIVKDYIPPHEYLVEEDPKLYQSIKTRRGPLSEDWIEEINHNPGQTVVMCAYKLCKVEFRYWGMQSKIERFIHDVGLRKVMVRAHRQAWCWQDEWYGLTIEDIRQLELETQLALAKKMAQYSLNEEGEAETNGSSVSQDQEQAGENPGSAAEVEGSQGKLGDSLETRGELTKQWSTSSRSSNRSSKRGTSPSHHSISEWRMQSIARDSDDSTDDEFFDAHEGLSDNEDMFSQEITKWSSNDLMDKIETIEADEAQQAYQESSEEYSVTEDTQVEDCPSQQCPQPSRIHVLILVLHGGNILDTGSGEQNSKQGDVNTLSGAFEAVMRVHYPAALGRLTVRMVPCPAVCVDAFSLVSNLSPYSYDESCLSSSQDHIPLAALPLLATSAPQYQDAVATVILRANQVYSDFIKSPEGAAFSGQVCVIGDCVGGILGFDALCSSSVTVSESQNSSRRGSAISVQDTELLSPGIIINSISPSSPSLEGSRHLSRSNIDIPRSSGPDDPKKQLPRKRSDSSTYELDTIKHHQAFLSSLHSSVLHGEPGSRRSSNSTMLEGGSLGKFDFEVTDFFLFGSPLGLVLALRKTVVPSLDVSALRPACQQVYNLFHPADPSASRLEPLLDKRFHLLPPFSIPRYQRFPLGDGHSALLVDTVHSNPQLLMESSGGPSQRCHDSPASETSILVPVLNSQTSLVHGDAADTLQSPLYADGLCPTSTSPGVPHLRCSRRASEASLASQVSGLADSYTATNIATIASRWWGSKRMDYALYCPDALTAFPTVALPHLFHASYWESTDVVSFLLRQVMRHENSSILELDGKEVSEFTPSKPREKWARKRTHVKIRNVTANHRVNDAVFTEDGAQTVTGRFMYGPLDMVTLTGEKIDIHIMTQPPSGEWVYFDTELTNSSGRVSYVIPAKKRLGIGVYPVKMVVRGDHTFADSYLTVVPKGTEFVVFSIDGSFAASVSIMGSDPKVRAGAVDVVRYWQDLGYLIVYVTGRPDMQKQRVVAWLSQHNFPHGVVSFCDGLVHDPLRHKANFLKCLISEAHMRIFAAYGSTKDISVYSSVGLPPSQIYIVGRPTKKMQHQCQFIPDGYASHLSQLEYNQRSRPAKSTSTRMVLRKGSFALGAAGGDFLRKRNHIFRTISSQQPGGSGSGSQPVRTERTLSQCEGERERSFATATQRSMSIAAGCWGRGNKEGPK
- the LOC102218421 gene encoding membrane-associated phosphatidylinositol transfer protein 2-like isoform X2, which produces MLIKEYRIPMPMSVEEYRIAQLYMIQKKSREESCGEGSGVEILENKPYEDGPGGSGQYTHKVYHIGKHIPSWFCAILPQAALRVEEESWNAYPYTRTRYTCPFVEKFSIDIETYYKPDTGNQADVFNLSSAEKRQRTVDPIDIVKDYIPPHEYLVEEDPKLYQSIKTRRGPLSEDWIEEINHNPGQTVVMCAYKLCKVEFRYWGMQSKIERFIHDVGLRKVMVRAHRQAWCWQDEWYGLTIEDIRQLELETQLALAKKMAQYSLNEEGEAETNGSSVSQDQEQAGENPGSAAEVEGSQGKLGDSLETRGELTKQWSTSSRSSNRSSKRGTSPSHHSISEWRMQSIARDSDDSTDDEFFDAHEGLSDNEDMFSQEITKWSSNDLMDKIETIEADEAQQAYQESSEEYSVTEDTQVEDCPSQQCPQPSRIHVLILVLHGGNILDTGSGEQNSKQGDVNTLSGAFEAVMRVHYPAALGRLTVRMVPCPAVCVDAFSLVSNLSPYSYDESCLSSSQDHIPLAALPLLATSAPQYQDAVATVILRANQVYSDFIKSPEGAAFSGQVCVIGDCVGGILGFDALCSSSVTVSESQNSSRRGSAISVQDTELLSPGIIINSISPSSPSLEGSRHLSRSNIDIPRSSGPDDPKKQLPRKRSDSSTYELDTIKHHQAFLSSLHSSVLHGEPGSRRSSNSTMLEGGSLGKFDFEVTDFFLFGSPLGLVLALRKTVVPSLDVSALRPACQQVYNLFHPADPSASRLEPLLDKRFHLLPPFSIPRYQRFPLGDGHSALLVDTVHSNPQLLMESSGGPSQRCHDSPASETSILVPVLNSQTSLVHGDADTLQSPLYADGLCPTSTSPGVPHLRCSRRASEASLASQVSGLADSYTATNIATIASRWWGSKRMDYALYCPDALTAFPTVALPHLFHASYWESTDVVSFLLRQVMRHENSSILELDGKEVSEFTPSKPREKWARKRTHVKIRNVTANHRVNDAVFTEDGAQTVTGRFMYGPLDMVTLTGEKIDIHIMTQPPSGEWVYFDTELTNSSGRVSYVIPAKKRLGIGVYPVKMVVRGDHTFADSYLTVVPKGTEFVVFSIDGSFAASVSIMGSDPKVRAGAVDVVRYWQDLGYLIVYVTGRPDMQKQRVVAWLSQHNFPHGVVSFCDGLVHDPLRHKANFLKCLISEAHMRIFAAYGSTKDISVYSSVGLPPSQIYIVGRPTKKMQHQCQFIPDGYASHLSQLEYNQRSRPAKSTSTRMVLRKGSFALGAAGGDFLRKRNHIFRTISSQQPGGSGSGSQPVRTERTLSQCEGERERSFATATQRSMSIAAGCWGRGNKEGPK